A region from the Brachyspira hampsonii genome encodes:
- a CDS encoding Bug family tripartite tricarboxylate transporter substrate binding protein, translated as MKTLFKSLVMLAVILVMASCKGADSASNYPSGNLDFVAPAGAGGGWDLTIRTVGKVLQDTKIVKVPMPVRNAPGAGGAVHLGTLQTKKGDTRTITVYSPPIIFLNLNGTTEYSFRDLTPLANLIGDYAAFVVKADSPYKTIMDVMDALKADPKSVKIGGTSSAGSMDHVQFLIVARAAGVPNLDQIDYIAFDDDGATQVLGGHIDLFSTSLADVMGLVESGDLRVLAQTADRRIGTGIKGEIPTCIESGINATFVNWRGLFGAPEMPEYAVNFWKDALAKLVETQEWKDACANYDWDQYYLNSEDFVKLLEQSEQDYKTILEDIGMLKK; from the coding sequence ATGAAAACTTTATTTAAAAGTTTAGTAATGTTAGCTGTTATATTAGTAATGGCTTCATGTAAAGGAGCGGACTCAGCTTCTAATTATCCTAGCGGAAACTTAGATTTTGTAGCTCCGGCAGGTGCAGGCGGCGGATGGGATTTAACTATTAGAACTGTTGGAAAAGTGCTTCAGGACACTAAAATAGTAAAAGTTCCTATGCCTGTAAGAAATGCCCCTGGTGCCGGCGGTGCTGTTCATCTAGGTACTTTGCAAACTAAAAAAGGTGATACAAGGACTATAACTGTTTATTCACCTCCTATCATATTCTTGAATTTGAATGGTACAACAGAATATAGTTTCAGAGATTTAACACCTTTAGCTAATTTAATAGGTGATTATGCTGCATTTGTAGTTAAAGCTGATTCTCCATATAAAACTATTATGGATGTAATGGATGCTCTTAAAGCTGATCCTAAATCAGTAAAAATAGGCGGTACTTCTTCTGCAGGTTCTATGGACCATGTACAATTCTTAATTGTGGCAAGAGCTGCAGGAGTTCCAAATTTGGATCAAATAGACTATATAGCATTTGATGATGATGGTGCTACACAGGTTTTAGGCGGACATATAGATTTATTCTCTACAAGCTTAGCTGATGTTATGGGATTGGTTGAAAGCGGTGATTTAAGAGTTTTAGCACAAACTGCTGACAGAAGAATAGGAACAGGTATAAAAGGAGAAATACCTACTTGTATAGAATCTGGTATAAATGCTACTTTTGTTAACTGGAGAGGATTATTCGGAGCTCCTGAAATGCCTGAATATGCTGTTAATTTCTGGAAAGATGCTTTAGCTAAATTAGTTGAAACTCAGGAATGGAAAGATGCCTGTGCTAATTATGACTGGGATCAATATTATCTTAATTCAGAAGATTTTGTAAAATTGCTAGAACAATCTGAACAGGATTATAAGACAATATTAGAAGATATTGGTATGTTAAAAAAATAA
- a CDS encoding tripartite tricarboxylate transporter TctB family protein — MTITTLSSIVTIAVGVVYTIMTFQLPDASIGRAAEPKIFPAILGIAFTLLGLILLIDDTIKNSKKDKKEKVQFSFGDNGKKILITIVNAVLYAVLFNVIGYVFATIIFLEIELLIFGGIKAWKVSTIVAVLFSIIAFLIFNVFLGIYLPRSPLGII; from the coding sequence ATGACAATAACAACATTGTCATCTATAGTTACCATAGCGGTTGGAGTAGTATATACAATTATGACTTTTCAGCTTCCTGATGCTAGTATAGGAAGAGCTGCAGAACCTAAAATTTTTCCAGCTATACTTGGAATAGCCTTTACATTATTAGGATTAATTTTATTGATAGATGATACTATCAAAAATAGTAAAAAAGATAAAAAAGAAAAAGTACAATTTTCTTTCGGTGATAATGGTAAAAAAATCTTAATTACTATAGTAAATGCCGTTCTTTACGCTGTATTATTCAATGTCATAGGATATGTATTTGCTACAATTATATTCCTTGAGATTGAGCTTTTAATATTCGGAGGAATTAAGGCTTGGAAAGTATCAACTATAGTTGCTGTTTTATTCAGTATTATAGCTTTTTTGATATTTAATGTATTTTTGGGTATTTACTTACCTAGATCACCATTAGGTATAATATAA
- the citF gene encoding citrate lyase subunit alpha: MGNKITNSLGIELPEYIEGYGKVKPFMGAFYYYNKENQQTQSRRIKNHKPNNKKLCSSIRDAIEKSGLKDGMTISFHHHLRNGDGIIMLVVEEISKMGIKDISICTSSFTNAHEGLIEYIKSGVITSIATSGLRGEIGKAVSRDNILKKPVVFRTHGGRARAIEAGEVKIDVAFIGAPACDEEGNMNGSEGKSAFGAMGYPMIDALYANYVVAITDNLVKYPLHRISIPEIYVDSVVVVDSLGDPNLIATGATRITTNPTELLIAEKAAEVLIGCELIKNGFSFQAGAGGASLAVCRYLREYMINNNIKGSFVSGGINAYLLNLFKEGLFESLLDTQTFDGSIANAIGEEKGYIEMSASMYANPNNGSCVAHKLDMMMLSATEIDLNFNVNSLTGSNGLIMGALGGAPDTAAGAKVTLMTVPSIRKRMPIITDKVTNIVTPGESVDILVSDRGVSVNPNRKDLIDIFDRNNIKHRDIRDLYEEVISLTGVPDKIQYTDNIVGVIEYRDGSVIDIIYQIKQ, from the coding sequence ATGGGTAATAAAATAACTAATTCATTAGGAATAGAATTACCGGAATATATAGAGGGATATGGAAAAGTAAAGCCATTTATGGGGGCTTTTTACTATTATAATAAAGAAAATCAGCAAACACAATCAAGAAGAATAAAGAATCATAAGCCTAATAATAAGAAATTATGCTCTTCTATAAGAGATGCTATAGAAAAAAGCGGGTTAAAAGATGGTATGACTATATCGTTTCACCATCATTTAAGAAACGGCGATGGAATAATAATGCTTGTTGTAGAAGAAATATCAAAGATGGGTATAAAAGATATATCTATATGTACCTCATCATTTACTAATGCCCATGAAGGATTAATAGAATATATAAAAAGCGGAGTAATAACTTCTATAGCAACATCAGGCTTGAGAGGTGAAATAGGAAAAGCGGTATCAAGAGATAATATATTAAAAAAACCTGTTGTATTTAGAACTCATGGCGGAAGGGCAAGAGCTATAGAGGCAGGAGAGGTAAAAATAGATGTAGCTTTTATAGGAGCACCTGCATGCGATGAAGAAGGTAATATGAACGGCAGCGAAGGAAAAAGTGCTTTTGGTGCTATGGGGTATCCTATGATAGATGCTTTATATGCTAATTATGTAGTTGCTATTACTGACAACTTAGTTAAATACCCTTTGCATAGAATATCTATACCTGAAATATATGTAGATTCAGTTGTAGTTGTAGATTCTTTAGGCGATCCTAATTTGATAGCCACAGGAGCTACTAGAATAACTACAAATCCTACAGAACTTCTTATAGCAGAAAAAGCAGCTGAAGTTCTTATAGGATGTGAACTTATAAAAAACGGCTTCTCATTCCAAGCAGGTGCCGGCGGTGCTTCTTTGGCAGTTTGCAGATACTTAAGAGAATATATGATTAATAATAATATAAAAGGCTCTTTTGTATCCGGAGGCATTAATGCTTATCTTTTAAATCTATTTAAAGAGGGCTTGTTTGAAAGTTTATTAGATACTCAGACTTTTGACGGATCCATAGCTAATGCTATAGGCGAGGAAAAAGGATATATAGAGATGTCAGCTTCTATGTATGCCAATCCTAATAATGGAAGCTGTGTTGCTCATAAATTAGATATGATGATGCTTTCTGCTACAGAGATAGATTTGAATTTCAATGTTAACTCTTTAACAGGTTCTAATGGATTGATTATGGGTGCTTTAGGCGGTGCTCCTGATACAGCTGCAGGTGCTAAAGTAACATTAATGACTGTACCATCTATCAGAAAAAGAATGCCTATTATTACTGACAAAGTAACAAATATAGTAACACCGGGAGAAAGTGTAGATATATTGGTATCTGACAGAGGAGTATCTGTTAATCCTAACAGAAAAGATTTAATAGATATTTTTGATAGAAATAATATAAAACATAGAGATATAAGAGATTTATATGAAGAAGTTATCTCTCTCACAGGAGTTCCTGATAAGATTCAATATACTGATAATATAGTCGGAGTAATTGAGTATAGGGATGGAAGTGTAATAGATATAATTTATCAAATTAAGCAATAA